In one Zobellia galactanivorans genomic region, the following are encoded:
- the thrA gene encoding bifunctional aspartate kinase/homoserine dehydrogenase I gives MKVLKFGGTSVANASNISLVKNIVSQSDAKKTIVVVSAFGGVTDLLLNAAQQASAQDQGYKSILKEIEDRHLDTAKSLIHVSAQSKVLSKVKSEINTLETLLEGAFLIGEITPRLSDKIVSYGELLSSYIINEYFIQEDLNSAYIDSRELIKTNDINGKAAVNFDLTNDNCVKFFDKDDHQVIVMGGFIASSENGNSTTLGRGGSDYTAAIVAAAINAQFLEIWTDVSGMFTANPKIVKQAKAIPHISYEEAMELSHFGAKVLYPPTIQPVLAKGISIVIKNTFEPDNSGTLITKNKNEKGKTVRGISHVENIALLSLEGPGMVGIPGISKRFFEVLSLSEISVVLITQASSEHSICVGVSADDIDRATEVVNTAFEYEIERGKIKPVIAEKNLAIIALVGDNMKSHQGLSGKMFSTLGKNNVNLRVIAQGASERNISAVIKKEDVKKALNALHEEFFEENIKQLNLFVMGVGNVGSKLLKQIYQQKKFLKENLKLNIRVIGMSNSRTMVFDENGIPLKNWEAELAAGQKADKVEFMKKVNELNYRNSIFVDNTASEEVSKTYNAYLGNSISVVTCNKIACSSAYENYKELKSLARTYNAPFLFETNVGAGLPIIDTLKHLIASGDKILKIQAVLSGSLNFVFNNFNDKTTFHDIVKQAQQEGYTEPDPKIDLSGVDVMRKILILARESGNQLEIGDIENKSFLPQESLDTTNNEDFFASLIKHEDDFQKMYKEAQDADSKLKYVAQFENGKANVGLQAIPKGHDFYNLEGSDNIVLFYTERYPNQPMIIKGAGAGADVTASGIFADIIRIGNF, from the coding sequence ATGAAAGTTTTAAAATTCGGCGGCACATCCGTAGCCAACGCCTCCAACATATCATTAGTAAAAAATATCGTATCCCAATCAGATGCCAAAAAAACTATTGTTGTGGTATCTGCTTTCGGTGGTGTTACCGACCTCTTGCTCAATGCGGCACAACAAGCCTCTGCCCAAGACCAAGGTTATAAATCTATTTTAAAAGAAATCGAAGACCGACACTTGGATACGGCCAAATCACTTATTCACGTAAGCGCCCAAAGCAAGGTACTAAGCAAGGTCAAAAGTGAAATCAACACTTTAGAAACCCTACTCGAAGGTGCTTTTCTCATTGGGGAAATCACTCCTCGTCTTTCCGATAAGATCGTAAGCTACGGGGAACTTCTATCGTCTTATATCATCAACGAATATTTTATTCAAGAGGATTTAAATTCCGCTTATATCGATAGCAGGGAACTGATCAAGACCAATGACATAAACGGTAAGGCCGCGGTCAATTTCGACCTGACCAATGACAACTGCGTAAAGTTCTTCGATAAAGACGACCACCAAGTCATTGTTATGGGAGGTTTTATCGCTTCCTCGGAAAACGGCAACTCTACCACCTTAGGCCGTGGAGGTTCAGATTATACGGCCGCTATTGTAGCTGCGGCCATCAATGCCCAGTTCTTGGAAATATGGACGGATGTTAGCGGTATGTTTACGGCCAACCCAAAAATCGTAAAACAGGCCAAGGCCATTCCGCACATATCGTACGAAGAAGCCATGGAGCTATCGCATTTTGGCGCCAAGGTCTTATACCCCCCAACCATTCAACCGGTATTGGCCAAAGGTATATCCATCGTAATTAAAAATACATTTGAACCCGATAATTCCGGAACCTTAATCACCAAGAACAAAAACGAAAAAGGCAAGACGGTGCGTGGTATCAGCCATGTAGAAAATATTGCCCTATTATCTCTTGAAGGTCCTGGAATGGTAGGTATTCCCGGTATATCAAAACGCTTCTTTGAAGTGCTTTCCCTATCAGAAATAAGCGTAGTGCTTATTACCCAGGCGTCTTCGGAACACTCTATCTGCGTAGGTGTTTCGGCCGATGATATCGACAGGGCCACCGAAGTGGTGAATACTGCTTTTGAATACGAAATAGAACGCGGAAAGATAAAGCCCGTAATTGCGGAAAAAAATTTGGCCATCATAGCACTGGTCGGCGACAATATGAAAAGCCATCAAGGCCTGAGCGGTAAAATGTTCAGCACTTTAGGCAAGAACAACGTAAACCTACGTGTCATTGCACAGGGCGCTTCGGAGCGGAACATTTCGGCCGTTATCAAGAAAGAAGACGTTAAAAAAGCCCTCAACGCCCTTCACGAAGAATTTTTTGAAGAAAACATCAAACAGCTCAACCTCTTCGTAATGGGTGTGGGTAACGTAGGATCTAAATTATTGAAGCAGATCTACCAACAAAAGAAGTTTTTAAAAGAAAACCTAAAATTGAACATACGCGTCATTGGCATGTCGAATTCGCGCACCATGGTTTTTGACGAAAACGGTATTCCCCTTAAAAATTGGGAAGCGGAACTGGCCGCCGGACAAAAGGCCGACAAGGTCGAGTTCATGAAAAAGGTCAACGAGCTCAATTACCGCAACAGCATTTTCGTAGATAATACGGCGAGCGAGGAAGTTTCCAAAACCTACAACGCCTATTTGGGCAACAGCATTTCGGTAGTTACCTGTAACAAGATCGCCTGTTCTTCGGCCTATGAAAATTACAAAGAACTAAAGTCGCTTGCGCGAACCTATAATGCTCCCTTCTTATTCGAGACCAATGTAGGGGCCGGACTTCCGATTATAGATACATTAAAACATTTGATCGCCTCGGGCGACAAAATCCTTAAGATACAAGCGGTTCTATCCGGAAGCCTGAACTTTGTTTTCAACAACTTCAACGACAAGACCACTTTTCACGATATCGTGAAACAAGCCCAGCAAGAAGGTTATACCGAACCGGATCCAAAGATAGATTTGAGCGGTGTTGATGTGATGCGAAAAATCTTGATCTTGGCCCGTGAAAGCGGAAACCAATTAGAGATCGGCGATATTGAAAACAAATCGTTCTTACCTCAAGAAAGCCTTGACACTACGAACAATGAAGATTTCTTCGCTTCGTTGATCAAGCATGAAGACGATTTTCAAAAGATGTACAAAGAGGCCCAAGACGCCGATAGCAAATTAAAGTATGTGGCCCAATTCGAAAACGGAAAAGCCAATGTAGGCCTTCAGGCCATACCTAAGGGACACGACTTTTACAACTTGGAAGGCAGTGACAATATCGTTCTTTTCTACACGGAACGCTACCCTAACCAGCCTATGATCATCAAAGGGGCCGGTGCAGGGGCCGACGTTACCGCCTCAGGCATTTTTGCCGATATCATTAGAATCGGAAATTTCTAA
- a CDS encoding homoserine kinase, with translation MEEIKIFCPATIANVSCGFDVLGVALDNVGDTMVVRKTSEKGIRITKLEGQDLPMETERNVAGVAGLALLEKGDYEGGFEIEIHKKIKAGSGIGSSAASSTGAVWAMNELLGRPFSTLELVQFSMEGERLASGVAHADNVAPALFGGFTLVRSYAPLDIIPIHTPSELYATVIHPQIEVKTSDSRKILKTNITLADGIKQWGNVGGLIAGLFTEDYDLIGRSLVDHIVEPIRSILIPGFDQVKSEALNAGALGCGISGSGPSIFAFSKGEAMANEVAAAMKNVYKNIGIDYDVHVSKINREGIKTLQ, from the coding sequence ATGGAAGAAATTAAAATATTCTGTCCGGCAACGATTGCCAATGTCTCCTGCGGATTTGATGTACTCGGTGTGGCCCTAGATAACGTTGGCGATACCATGGTGGTTCGAAAAACCTCGGAAAAAGGCATAAGGATCACTAAATTAGAAGGCCAAGACCTCCCCATGGAAACCGAGCGCAATGTGGCCGGTGTAGCAGGCTTGGCTCTTTTGGAAAAAGGCGACTACGAAGGTGGATTTGAAATCGAAATCCACAAAAAGATAAAGGCCGGAAGCGGAATCGGCAGCAGCGCAGCGAGTTCAACAGGGGCCGTTTGGGCCATGAACGAGCTATTGGGCAGGCCGTTTTCTACCCTTGAACTGGTTCAGTTTTCTATGGAAGGCGAACGGTTGGCAAGTGGCGTCGCCCATGCCGACAATGTAGCCCCGGCCCTATTTGGAGGCTTTACCCTGGTGCGCAGTTACGCCCCCTTGGACATTATACCTATTCACACGCCTTCCGAATTGTACGCTACGGTAATCCACCCACAAATAGAAGTAAAGACATCTGATTCGCGAAAAATACTGAAAACCAATATCACCTTGGCCGACGGCATTAAGCAGTGGGGCAACGTAGGCGGGCTCATAGCCGGCCTATTCACTGAAGATTACGACCTCATCGGACGTTCCTTGGTCGACCATATCGTCGAGCCCATCCGCTCCATATTGATTCCCGGTTTTGACCAAGTAAAAAGCGAAGCTTTAAATGCAGGTGCCCTAGGTTGCGGCATATCGGGTTCCGGGCCTTCTATTTTTGCGTTCAGCAAAGGTGAAGCTATGGCAAACGAAGTTGCGGCCGCCATGAAAAATGTATACAAGAACATTGGTATCGATTACGATGTTCACGTCTCTAAAATTAACCGTGAAGGAATAAAGACCCTACAGTAA
- the thrC gene encoding threonine synthase, with product MNFYSLNKKAPEVSFKDAVIKGIAPDKGLYFPERIEPLPARFFEHIEDLTDHEIAFNAIHQFVSDEIPNDRLREIIAKVLDFDFPVVEIEENVSTLELFHGPTMAFKDVGARFMANCLGYFSEGEKQDVTVLVATSGDTGGAVANGFLGVEGVRVVILYPNGKVSDIQERQLTTLGQNITALRVDGTFDDCQKMVKTAFLDGDLLEKMQLTSANSINVARWLPQLFYFLFAYKQAKAKGKEIVFSIPSGNFGNICAGMVAQRLGMPVKHFIAATNVNDTVPEFMRTKEYTPKPSTPTISNAMDVGDPSNFIRIRHLYQDNFEALQKNLSSYAFSDAETRETMKKVYTKSGYITDPHGAVGYLGLKKYQETHPDCYGIFLETAHPVKFLDVVEDTIGRSVDIPEQIKQVMDKEKKSISIKEYDELKQYLLNR from the coding sequence ATGAATTTTTATAGCCTAAATAAAAAAGCCCCCGAAGTTTCGTTTAAAGATGCGGTAATCAAAGGAATCGCTCCCGATAAAGGACTGTATTTTCCTGAGCGGATAGAGCCCCTTCCCGCGCGTTTCTTTGAACATATCGAAGATTTGACCGATCATGAAATTGCATTCAATGCCATTCACCAATTTGTATCCGATGAAATTCCCAACGACAGGCTCCGCGAAATTATTGCCAAGGTCCTTGACTTTGACTTTCCGGTAGTTGAAATTGAGGAAAACGTATCGACCTTAGAACTTTTTCACGGTCCCACCATGGCCTTTAAAGATGTCGGCGCACGCTTTATGGCCAATTGCCTTGGCTATTTTTCAGAAGGGGAAAAGCAAGATGTAACCGTATTGGTAGCCACTTCAGGTGACACCGGTGGCGCCGTTGCCAATGGTTTTTTAGGCGTGGAAGGCGTTCGTGTGGTCATTCTCTACCCGAACGGAAAAGTAAGCGATATTCAAGAACGACAGCTGACCACCTTGGGCCAGAATATAACCGCCCTTAGAGTAGACGGCACCTTTGACGACTGTCAAAAAATGGTAAAGACCGCTTTCTTAGACGGAGACCTTCTGGAAAAAATGCAATTGACATCGGCCAATTCCATCAATGTGGCGCGCTGGCTGCCCCAATTGTTCTATTTTTTGTTTGCCTATAAACAAGCGAAAGCAAAGGGAAAGGAAATCGTTTTCTCCATCCCCAGCGGTAACTTCGGAAACATCTGTGCCGGTATGGTAGCCCAACGTCTAGGCATGCCCGTAAAACACTTTATTGCCGCCACCAATGTTAACGACACCGTGCCCGAGTTCATGAGAACGAAGGAATACACCCCAAAACCCTCTACACCAACCATCTCAAATGCCATGGATGTGGGCGACCCAAGTAATTTCATTCGCATCAGACATTTGTACCAAGATAATTTTGAAGCGTTACAGAAAAACCTCTCTTCGTACGCCTTCTCCGATGCGGAAACCAGGGAAACCATGAAAAAAGTATACACTAAAAGCGGCTATATTACCGACCCCCATGGGGCTGTCGGTTATTTAGGGTTGAAGAAATACCAAGAAACGCATCCCGATTGTTACGGTATCTTTTTAGAGACCGCACATCCCGTAAAATTTTTGGATGTGGTGGAAGACACCATCGGTCGGTCGGTCGATATTCCCGAACAGATCAAACAGGTAATGGACAAAGAAAAGAAGTCCATTTCCATAAAGGAATACGACGAGCTCAAACAGTATCTATTGAACCGCTAA
- a CDS encoding aminopeptidase P family protein, whose amino-acid sequence MVRLLYVMVAICMAPLSSMAQDEPSDFLSADFHKNRREAVRKMMPANSVAVFFANAVRNRANDVDYVYHQDPNFYYLTGYKEPNSVLLIFSEDQKDANGEVYNETLYVQERDPRAEQWNGKRLGIEGAKSKLGFKSVYNGSAFKQVAVDFQKFDKVLFFDFKNDYRDSRDGADLFDLIQTFKEKTNYPADYDGSKERFYSMITATDVENSANVAQVLGRYLNRDEKLQEDELLSGFVNAGDDKLRNEIKQKVSLKLDAHNLDSSTLGEIMATLRETKLEEEMALLKKAIEISAVGQVEVMKAMHPNMSETEIQGVHEYVYKKYGAEYEGYPSIVGGGNNGCILHYIENNKPQVGNDLVLMDLGAEYRGYTADVTRTIPANGKFTKEQKQIYDIVYEAQEAGIKASVVGAPFQAPGQAASKVVTEGLMKLGIIKKEEEARVYFPHGTSHYLGLDVHDAGTYRPFQENTVITVEPGIYIPEGSACDEKWWGIAVRIEDDILITKDGPVNLSAMAPRKAEDIEKVMKQPSPLDKFELPKLN is encoded by the coding sequence ATGGTAAGACTACTTTATGTAATGGTAGCGATATGTATGGCTCCTTTGTCCAGCATGGCCCAAGACGAACCTTCCGATTTCCTTTCGGCCGATTTTCACAAGAACAGAAGGGAAGCGGTCCGAAAAATGATGCCCGCCAATAGTGTGGCCGTTTTTTTTGCCAACGCCGTTAGAAATCGTGCCAATGATGTAGATTATGTCTACCATCAAGACCCCAATTTTTATTACCTGACAGGCTATAAGGAGCCGAACTCGGTCTTGCTTATTTTTTCGGAAGATCAAAAAGATGCCAATGGAGAAGTGTACAATGAGACACTTTATGTACAGGAGCGTGACCCGAGGGCCGAGCAATGGAACGGAAAACGTCTGGGAATAGAAGGGGCTAAAAGTAAATTGGGTTTCAAATCGGTCTATAACGGTAGTGCGTTCAAACAAGTGGCCGTCGACTTTCAAAAGTTCGATAAGGTGCTGTTCTTTGATTTTAAGAACGATTATCGCGATTCAAGGGACGGGGCGGATCTCTTCGATTTGATACAAACCTTCAAGGAAAAAACCAATTATCCGGCCGATTACGATGGCTCAAAAGAGCGGTTTTATTCGATGATTACCGCTACGGATGTTGAGAACAGTGCCAATGTGGCCCAAGTTTTGGGGCGTTATTTGAACCGGGACGAAAAGTTGCAGGAAGATGAACTTTTAAGTGGATTTGTAAATGCCGGGGACGATAAGTTGCGAAATGAAATAAAGCAAAAGGTTTCCCTAAAGCTCGATGCCCATAATTTGGATTCCTCTACGCTGGGCGAGATTATGGCGACTTTACGCGAGACCAAACTTGAGGAAGAAATGGCGCTCTTGAAAAAAGCCATAGAGATTTCGGCAGTGGGGCAGGTAGAGGTGATGAAGGCCATGCACCCGAACATGTCGGAAACCGAAATCCAAGGGGTGCACGAATATGTCTATAAGAAATACGGTGCGGAATACGAAGGGTATCCTTCTATTGTAGGAGGAGGCAATAATGGGTGTATTTTGCATTACATAGAAAACAACAAACCTCAGGTAGGCAATGATTTGGTGTTGATGGATCTAGGCGCCGAATACCGGGGCTACACGGCCGATGTTACCCGAACCATACCGGCTAACGGAAAGTTTACCAAGGAACAAAAACAGATATACGATATTGTATATGAAGCTCAGGAAGCGGGTATTAAGGCCAGTGTGGTCGGTGCCCCCTTCCAGGCCCCGGGGCAAGCCGCGAGTAAAGTGGTTACCGAAGGTCTGATGAAACTGGGTATAATCAAAAAGGAAGAAGAGGCCCGTGTTTATTTTCCCCATGGTACTTCGCATTATTTAGGTTTAGATGTACATGATGCCGGAACCTATAGACCTTTTCAGGAAAATACGGTAATTACGGTAGAGCCGGGTATCTATATTCCCGAAGGAAGTGCTTGTGATGAAAAATGGTGGGGTATAGCGGTACGGATAGAAGATGATATCCTAATAACGAAAGACGGGCCGGTAAACCTATCGGCCATGGCGCCTAGAAAGGCAGAGGACATAGAAAAAGTTATGAAGCAACCGAGTCCGTTGGACAAATTTGAGCTTCCGAAGTTGAACTAA
- the gcvT gene encoding glycine cleavage system aminomethyltransferase GcvT, with protein sequence MKNTALTQTHEALGAKMVPFAGYNMPVSYEGINVEHETVRKGVGVFDVSHMGEFLIEGPKALDLIQKVSSNDASKLTLGKAQYSCLPNETGGIVDDLIVYRIKEETYLLVVNASNIEKDWAHISKYNEEIGATMRNISDEFSLLAIQGPKAVEAMQSLTSVDLASIKFYNFVVGDFAGIDNVIISATGYTGSGGFEIYCKNSEVQQVWDMVFEAGAAYDIKPIGLAARDTLRLEMGYCLYGNDIDDSTSPFEAGLGWITKFTKDFVNSEALAKIKAHAPERKLIGFELDERGIPRQGYDIVDGQGKTIGIVTSGTMSPSLGKGIGLGYVPSVFAEAGSKIHIQIRKNAVPATIVKPPFYKG encoded by the coding sequence ATGAAAAATACTGCGTTGACCCAGACCCATGAAGCCTTAGGTGCAAAAATGGTACCCTTTGCCGGATACAATATGCCTGTTTCTTATGAAGGCATAAATGTAGAACACGAGACCGTTCGCAAAGGTGTGGGTGTTTTTGATGTTTCCCATATGGGAGAGTTTTTGATCGAGGGCCCGAAAGCCCTAGACCTTATTCAAAAAGTATCGTCTAACGATGCCTCTAAACTTACCCTTGGAAAAGCACAATACAGCTGCCTCCCGAATGAAACAGGTGGTATTGTCGATGATCTTATCGTATATCGCATAAAGGAAGAAACCTACCTTTTGGTAGTCAACGCTTCGAACATTGAAAAAGACTGGGCACATATATCAAAATACAATGAAGAAATAGGCGCTACCATGCGCAATATTTCTGACGAATTTTCACTTTTGGCCATCCAAGGGCCCAAAGCTGTTGAAGCGATGCAATCGCTGACATCGGTCGATTTGGCCAGCATCAAGTTCTACAATTTTGTGGTAGGCGATTTTGCGGGAATCGACAATGTCATTATTTCGGCTACCGGTTATACCGGATCGGGCGGATTCGAAATCTATTGCAAGAACAGCGAGGTACAACAAGTATGGGACATGGTTTTTGAAGCAGGAGCCGCCTACGACATCAAACCCATAGGTCTTGCCGCTCGTGACACCCTACGTCTTGAAATGGGCTATTGCCTATATGGTAACGATATTGACGACAGCACCTCTCCGTTTGAAGCCGGATTGGGTTGGATCACCAAGTTCACCAAAGATTTTGTAAACAGCGAAGCCTTGGCCAAAATAAAGGCGCATGCCCCAGAACGCAAGTTGATCGGATTTGAACTTGACGAAAGAGGGATACCAAGACAGGGGTACGACATAGTGGACGGACAAGGAAAGACCATTGGGATTGTAACCTCCGGTACCATGTCCCCTTCGTTGGGCAAGGGTATAGGCCTAGGTTACGTTCCTAGCGTATTTGCGGAAGCAGGCAGTAAAATACACATTCAAATCAGAAAAAATGCGGTACCGGCCACTATTGTAAAGCCGCCTTTTTACAAAGGATAA
- a CDS encoding sugar nucleotide-binding protein, with product MDDGSKKILILGASGFLGNAIYKELCNYFDTYGTYNSARRSFEGNKQFFKYNMEEDDVHEILEKVGPKVIVSAVRGNFASQIVAHRHLVEYVKENDCCLYFLSSANVFDAYSKYPSYEHDKTLSESVYGRLKIKIENMLLRLPQKKMGILRIPMVFGNSSPRVKDIKKYIWDNAPVEVFPNLVLNVTNDDKLTQQIHYLINRNKRGIFHLGSNDLVHHEDFTKEIVERIGDFTPIYKRVFTTNDERYLAVLPRDNKLPKNLQFSYQDIIDHHVMR from the coding sequence ATGGACGATGGAAGTAAAAAAATTCTCATTTTAGGAGCCAGTGGTTTTTTGGGCAATGCCATATACAAAGAGCTATGCAACTATTTTGACACCTACGGCACGTATAATTCGGCCAGACGATCATTTGAAGGCAACAAACAGTTCTTCAAATACAATATGGAAGAGGATGACGTTCATGAAATTCTGGAAAAGGTAGGCCCAAAAGTAATCGTATCGGCCGTCAGGGGAAATTTTGCCTCGCAAATCGTGGCCCATCGGCACCTTGTCGAATACGTAAAGGAAAACGATTGTTGCCTATACTTCCTCTCTTCTGCCAATGTGTTTGACGCCTATAGCAAATACCCTTCCTACGAGCACGACAAAACGCTTTCGGAGAGTGTATACGGACGATTGAAGATCAAAATCGAAAATATGCTCCTTAGGCTTCCCCAAAAAAAAATGGGCATACTGCGTATACCCATGGTTTTCGGAAATAGTTCTCCACGGGTAAAGGATATCAAAAAATATATTTGGGACAATGCGCCTGTTGAAGTTTTTCCCAATCTGGTCTTGAACGTAACCAACGACGACAAACTCACCCAACAGATCCATTACCTCATCAACAGAAATAAAAGAGGTATCTTTCATCTTGGCAGTAACGACCTTGTGCACCACGAAGATTTCACAAAGGAAATCGTAGAGCGCATCGGTGATTTCACCCCGATCTACAAGCGGGTATTCACCACTAACGACGAACGATATCTCGCCGTATTGCCCCGAGACAACAAACTCCCTAAAAACCTACAGTTTAGCTATCAAGATATCATAGACCACCATGTGATGCGCTAG
- a CDS encoding 4a-hydroxytetrahydrobiopterin dehydratase: MKKLSEQEIESQLAKLDGWDYANGAIETSFEFKDFKETFSVMTRIAFECEAQGHHPDWSNVYNSLHIRLNTHDVGGLTEKDFKLAHSIEAIIESE, encoded by the coding sequence ATGAAAAAATTATCTGAACAAGAAATCGAGAGCCAACTTGCCAAGCTTGACGGTTGGGATTACGCCAATGGCGCCATTGAAACCTCGTTCGAATTCAAGGACTTCAAAGAAACTTTTTCGGTAATGACGCGTATTGCCTTTGAATGCGAGGCCCAAGGGCACCACCCCGACTGGAGCAACGTTTACAATTCATTGCACATTCGACTGAACACCCACGATGTAGGGGGCCTTACGGAAAAAGATTTTAAGTTGGCGCATAGCATTGAAGCGATTATTGAAAGTGAATAA
- a CDS encoding YebC/PmpR family DNA-binding transcriptional regulator translates to MGRAFEFRKARKMKRWSAMSKAFTRIGKDIVIAVKEGGPDPDSNSRLRAVIQNAKSVNMPKDNIERAIKRASDKSLGDYKEVLFEGYAPHGIAILIETATDNNTRTVANIRSYFNKCDGSLGTSGSVEFMFDHTCNFRIPAEGIDPEELELELIDFGAEEVFVDDDGILIYAPFESFGAIQKELENREIEILSSGFERIPQVTKQLSEEEAADVEKLLEKIEEDDDVQNVYHTMQE, encoded by the coding sequence ATGGGAAGAGCTTTTGAGTTTCGAAAAGCACGTAAAATGAAGCGATGGTCAGCTATGTCAAAGGCCTTTACTCGCATTGGAAAGGATATTGTAATAGCTGTAAAAGAAGGAGGACCGGATCCGGACTCCAATTCAAGACTTAGGGCGGTCATCCAGAACGCCAAGTCGGTAAACATGCCCAAGGACAATATTGAGCGCGCCATTAAAAGAGCCTCCGATAAGAGTCTAGGCGATTACAAAGAAGTATTGTTCGAAGGTTACGCACCCCATGGTATAGCCATCCTCATCGAGACCGCTACCGATAACAACACCCGAACCGTTGCCAATATCAGAAGCTATTTCAATAAATGTGATGGAAGTTTGGGCACATCGGGTTCTGTAGAATTTATGTTTGACCACACATGCAATTTCAGGATTCCTGCAGAAGGCATCGATCCCGAAGAACTGGAACTGGAACTTATTGATTTTGGAGCGGAAGAGGTTTTTGTAGATGATGACGGTATTTTGATCTACGCCCCTTTTGAAAGCTTTGGAGCCATTCAAAAAGAACTGGAAAACAGGGAGATTGAAATCTTATCCTCCGGATTCGAGCGCATTCCACAAGTGACCAAGCAGCTTTCAGAGGAAGAAGCTGCCGATGTCGAGAAGCTTTTAGAAAAAATAGAGGAAGACGACGATGTTCAGAACGTCTACCATACAATGCAAGAATAG
- a CDS encoding 1-acyl-sn-glycerol-3-phosphate acyltransferase has protein sequence MQRLARFIYFKLMGWKMVGTFPGHLDKFVIAVVPHTSYVDFFLGLLIRKIWNEPINFVGKKSLFAFPFGFIFRKLGGEPIDRSKNNDMVSATVKVFQERKKFRLTIAPEGTRKKVDKWKTGFYYIAKGAQVPVVLVAFDFGKKQVKISEPLYTTDDKDADFKVYEDFFKGVVGKIPRQP, from the coding sequence ATGCAAAGATTGGCCCGTTTTATTTATTTCAAGCTGATGGGCTGGAAGATGGTCGGTACATTTCCAGGTCATTTAGACAAGTTTGTCATCGCCGTTGTTCCACATACCAGTTATGTCGATTTTTTTCTCGGTTTGTTGATACGGAAAATATGGAATGAACCTATCAATTTTGTCGGTAAAAAAAGTCTCTTTGCCTTTCCTTTCGGTTTTATATTTAGGAAGTTGGGAGGAGAGCCCATTGATCGTAGTAAGAATAACGATATGGTTTCGGCCACAGTAAAGGTATTCCAAGAGCGGAAGAAATTTAGATTGACCATTGCTCCTGAAGGTACCCGGAAAAAAGTGGATAAATGGAAAACCGGGTTTTATTATATCGCCAAAGGAGCCCAAGTGCCCGTTGTGCTGGTGGCCTTTGATTTTGGTAAAAAACAGGTCAAGATTTCAGAACCTTTGTATACTACCGATGATAAAGACGCCGATTTTAAGGTTTATGAAGACTTCTTTAAAGGTGTGGTCGGAAAGATACCACGGCAGCCATAA